In Helicobacter ibis, one genomic interval encodes:
- a CDS encoding RluA family pseudouridine synthase, with amino-acid sequence MPFILERFYIQEPIKAFRFLMDTLKLSMAQSQRYINKGRVVYNGDILGNNDKNKLLENFVDVLVFKPNRLGVKAVFENDDFIVFDKPEKLLIHPKGRFNHKSLVDEIRSHCGNDASLIHRIDKETSGLVLVGKHKDSIRELGDMFAKNLISKEYLALCRGYLSRDFCISVPISTQAKGRDLSIRSVFLGENLNGNICTKDSANFSFKDSKSEFEILGHIFNNTLLKVRLYSGRTHQIRVHLHSINHAILGDPLYGCEDFKVREYLDSEFIEGGNFTCMSDSKRIEYFGASRLMLHSYSMKFRYKNINYFFKSPFSIFSNL; translated from the coding sequence GTGCCATTTATCTTAGAGAGATTTTATATACAAGAGCCTATAAAGGCTTTTAGATTCTTAATGGATACTTTAAAGCTTAGCATGGCACAATCACAAAGATATATAAATAAAGGCAGAGTTGTCTATAATGGCGATATTTTGGGGAATAATGACAAAAATAAACTTTTAGAGAACTTTGTAGATGTGCTAGTCTTTAAGCCAAATAGGCTTGGTGTTAAAGCTGTCTTTGAAAATGATGATTTTATAGTTTTTGATAAGCCAGAGAAGCTATTAATTCACCCTAAGGGGAGATTTAATCATAAAAGCTTAGTTGATGAGATAAGAAGTCATTGTGGAAATGATGCTAGTTTGATACATAGGATAGATAAGGAAACTAGCGGACTTGTGCTAGTTGGTAAGCATAAAGATAGCATAAGAGAGCTTGGGGATATGTTTGCAAAAAATCTCATCTCTAAAGAATATTTGGCCCTTTGCAGAGGGTATTTAAGTAGAGATTTTTGTATTTCTGTGCCAATTAGCACACAGGCAAAGGGCAGAGATTTAAGCATTAGAAGCGTATTTTTAGGAGAGAATCTAAATGGCAATATATGCACAAAAGATTCTGCAAATTTTTCATTTAAAGATTCAAAAAGTGAATTTGAAATTTTAGGACATATTTTTAATAATACTTTATTAAAAGTTAGACTTTATAGCGGTCGCACACATCAAATAAGAGTGCATTTGCATTCTATAAACCACGCAATACTTGGCGACCCACTTTATGGTTGTGAGGACTTTAAGGTGAGAGAGTATTTAGATAGTGAGTTTATAGAGGGTGGCAATTTTACTTGTATGAGCGATTCTAAGCGTATAGAGTATTTTGGGGCTAGTAGGTTAATGCTTCATTCATATAGCATGAAATTTCGCTATAAGAATATTAACTATTTTTTCAAATCCCCATTTAGCATTTTTTCAAACTTATAA
- the galE gene encoding UDP-glucose 4-epimerase GalE, with protein MHSNNILITGGAGYIGASCAYYFLKNTSCNVFIIDDFSTGYMENIKALDDFKHKIKLYTSSVGDKNTLEEVFSHDIDCVLHYAGSLLVSESTEKPIQYYKNNVTNMITLLEMCDKYKVPRLIFSSSATIYGEPLYTPIDESHQISPINPYGNTKQIGEKLLSDYANSTNNFEFVTLRYFNVAGSLINNGINIGQRGIATHLIKIASQCAIGYKEAIDIFGNDYNTKDGTCIRDYISIQDLALAHIKAYEYLKNGGKSDAFNVGYGRGYSVKEILNITKKVSNTNFTCNIKPRRNGDPSILVANNAKIREKMGWKAKFDNIEEIIKSAYKFEKMLNGDLKK; from the coding sequence ATGCATAGCAACAATATACTAATAACAGGTGGTGCAGGCTATATTGGTGCATCTTGCGCTTATTATTTTTTAAAGAATACTTCTTGCAATGTATTTATAATAGATGACTTTAGCACTGGATATATGGAAAATATAAAGGCACTAGATGACTTTAAGCATAAAATCAAACTCTATACCTCATCTGTAGGAGACAAAAATACCCTAGAAGAGGTATTCTCACATGATATAGATTGTGTTCTGCACTATGCAGGTTCCTTGCTGGTAAGCGAAAGCACAGAAAAACCAATACAGTACTACAAAAACAATGTAACAAATATGATAACCCTCCTAGAAATGTGCGATAAATATAAAGTCCCAAGACTTATCTTTAGCTCTTCTGCTACAATATATGGAGAACCACTATACACACCAATTGACGAATCGCATCAAATCTCACCAATAAATCCATATGGGAACACAAAGCAAATAGGAGAAAAGCTACTTAGTGATTATGCCAATTCAACAAATAATTTCGAATTTGTAACCTTACGATACTTTAATGTCGCAGGCTCATTAATAAACAATGGGATAAACATAGGACAAAGAGGGATTGCCACACATCTAATAAAAATTGCTTCTCAATGTGCTATAGGCTACAAAGAAGCAATAGATATCTTTGGAAATGACTATAACACAAAAGATGGCACTTGCATTAGGGATTATATAAGCATACAAGACTTGGCATTAGCGCATATAAAAGCATACGAATATCTAAAAAATGGTGGAAAAAGTGATGCATTTAATGTTGGATATGGACGTGGATATAGTGTAAAAGAGATCCTAAATATAACCAAGAAAGTGAGTAATACTAATTTTACATGCAATATAAAACCACGAAGAAATGGAGATCCTAGTATCCTAGTAGCAAATAATGCGAAAATAAGAGAAAAAATGGGCTGGAAAGCAAAATTTGACAATATTGAAGAAATAATAAAAAGTGCTTATAAGTTTGAAAAAATGCTAAATGGGGATTTGAAAAAATAG
- a CDS encoding glycosyltransferase family 2 protein, which produces MVKLTILMPNYNNATYIGQAIDSILMQKTRYQYKIIISDDASSDDSLKIIELYKQKYKNTIKVLKQKRNLGLTLNMLKLYNEAKSEYFCVLDSDDYWTDELKIEKALSFLEEHKNYTSYQGKTLIKQDGTEKIYMDYTNNHTCLFSQYLTKSEKQQYMQISGGGGQDNIINAPISFPTMGHTSSSIFRNIALHTKHTQDFFKKATRYDMYGGDSFRNLLHLIYGCSYHSTDVDSVYNMHGSGDWSANNDDLQTYRNAVFWHDFWGFSGKKFLLFISTSYDLFIGMVNKTDEIKYTKNDNPKKKIPQMLRNYNENMEAIINLLKRYPNA; this is translated from the coding sequence ATGGTAAAATTAACGATATTAATGCCAAATTACAATAATGCGACATATATAGGACAAGCTATAGATTCTATCTTAATGCAAAAAACCAGATATCAATACAAAATAATAATAAGTGATGATGCTTCAAGCGATGATAGCCTAAAAATAATTGAATTATACAAACAAAAATACAAAAATACAATCAAAGTCCTAAAACAAAAGAGGAATCTTGGATTAACACTAAATATGCTAAAGCTATACAATGAAGCTAAAAGTGAATATTTTTGTGTGCTAGATAGTGATGACTACTGGACAGATGAACTAAAAATAGAAAAGGCACTGAGCTTCCTAGAGGAACATAAAAACTATACAAGCTATCAGGGCAAAACGCTAATCAAACAAGATGGTACAGAAAAAATATATATGGACTACACAAACAATCATACATGTTTATTTTCTCAATATCTAACAAAAAGCGAAAAACAACAATACATGCAAATAAGTGGGGGGGGGGGGCAAGACAATATAATAAATGCTCCAATATCATTTCCAACTATGGGACATACTTCTAGTTCCATTTTTAGAAATATAGCCTTACATACAAAACATACGCAAGATTTTTTTAAAAAAGCCACACGATATGATATGTATGGCGGAGATAGCTTTAGAAACTTATTGCACTTAATATATGGATGTTCATACCATAGCACAGATGTTGATAGTGTGTATAATATGCATGGAAGTGGAGATTGGAGTGCTAATAATGACGATTTGCAAACTTATAGAAATGCTGTATTTTGGCATGATTTTTGGGGGTTTAGTGGCAAGAAATTTTTATTATTTATATCTACATCATATGACCTTTTTATAGGCATGGTAAATAAAACAGACGAAATAAAATACACAAAAAACGATAACCCCAAGAAAAAAATCCCACAAATGCTACGCAATTATAATGAAAACATGGAAGCTATAATCAATCTTTTAAAAAGATACCCAAATGCATAG
- a CDS encoding phosphoenolpyruvate carboxylase, translating into MRKEISFIFSIITELLEESSPNISEIFKEICTTNDKSKQELIQSLSNTEISHLIKALTLYHLLFNIIDEINSIKTHTSIKSVVDELNKQNYTNIQDTLKRLKFYPVFTAHPTESLRRTFLESYHQMYNDIESFLKYDNKEALEHLKYRLSLLWYSKIVREEKIEVLFELDNLLYFMESSILQSGTKVLIEIENILQTKLKKSPIKLGSWIGGDRDGNPFVNNKTMLEAAKIQHKTIIEHYIKIVSKLERELSCSLDYIKPTKELLKSIEQDKDLLSQTAKKLFLNEPLRAKLSIIKAKLNNKILTLNIPNPQSIDNQQTYKNHKELIKDIDMLLDSVNPRSGAYLREFRALVLLAGFHLMQLDFREHRDKFYLALNEIFIILGYTHENILNLPKTQKIEILNKALDEPIINLNKLYDKLSSDSRELVWAFVNFKWIKENISDSAIDSCIVSMTKNAEDLLCVLWFAKQSKLWQEDKKTKISISPLFETINDLENAPKIISELAQNKHYANYLKSRKNYQEIMIGYSDSSKDGGIFASNYFLRKAIYSLLSLEKSLGIKFRLFHGRGGSVSRGGLALEDALIAAPNNSVAGFFKVTEQGEVISAKYLNPKKAKRSFDIAISTILKKSIYDLYKQENKSDKYEKLLESISTHSYNTYRKLVYEDKNFIEYFKVATPIEFISQLNIGSRPSKRKNTQKIEDLRAIPWVFSWIQNRSILPAWYGIGSALEANKNEDLQQCYKENLFFKTTIDNISQAFLKVDLDIAKKYHEFANNIPQSKNIWKSIENEYKLTLKWLCFIRGEKSLLQNTQARESILQRKEFLKNLSFCQIYLIESYKIQKNSKTKKIILSQIITTIVGIAQGIRNTG; encoded by the coding sequence ATGAGAAAAGAGATTTCATTTATATTTTCTATTATTACAGAGTTGCTTGAAGAATCCTCGCCAAACATTAGTGAAATATTTAAAGAAATATGCACTACAAATGACAAATCAAAACAAGAACTAATACAATCTCTATCAAACACCGAAATATCACATCTAATAAAAGCACTAACGCTATATCATTTATTATTTAACATAATAGATGAAATCAATAGCATAAAAACACATACTTCAATAAAAAGTGTCGTAGATGAACTAAACAAACAAAACTATACAAATATACAAGACACATTAAAAAGACTAAAATTTTATCCCGTATTTACCGCACACCCAACAGAATCACTAAGAAGAACATTTTTAGAGAGTTATCATCAAATGTATAACGACATTGAATCTTTTCTAAAATATGACAACAAAGAGGCATTAGAACATCTAAAATATAGGCTAAGCCTCTTATGGTATAGCAAAATAGTAAGGGAAGAAAAAATTGAAGTGCTATTTGAACTTGATAATTTGCTTTATTTTATGGAAAGCTCCATTTTGCAAAGTGGCACAAAGGTGCTAATAGAAATAGAAAACATACTGCAAACAAAGCTCAAAAAATCACCAATAAAGCTAGGAAGCTGGATAGGTGGAGATAGAGATGGAAATCCATTTGTAAATAATAAAACAATGCTAGAAGCAGCAAAGATTCAACACAAAACCATAATAGAACACTACATAAAAATAGTAAGCAAGTTAGAAAGAGAACTATCATGCTCACTAGATTATATAAAGCCAACAAAAGAGCTACTAAAAAGCATAGAACAAGACAAAGACCTCTTAAGCCAAACTGCAAAGAAACTCTTCTTAAATGAGCCACTAAGAGCAAAACTTAGCATAATCAAAGCAAAACTAAACAACAAGATTCTAACTTTAAATATTCCAAATCCACAAAGCATAGACAACCAACAAACATACAAAAACCACAAAGAGCTAATAAAAGACATAGATATGCTACTAGATTCTGTAAATCCTCGAAGTGGGGCATATTTAAGAGAATTTAGAGCATTGGTATTGTTAGCTGGATTCCATTTAATGCAGCTAGACTTTAGAGAGCATAGAGATAAATTCTATCTAGCGTTAAATGAGATATTTATAATACTAGGATACACACATGAGAATATACTAAATCTACCAAAAACACAAAAAATAGAAATATTAAATAAAGCCTTAGATGAACCAATTATAAACCTAAATAAACTATATGACAAACTATCTAGCGATAGTAGAGAGCTTGTATGGGCATTTGTCAATTTTAAGTGGATTAAGGAAAATATTTCAGATTCTGCTATTGATTCATGTATTGTATCAATGACAAAAAATGCTGAAGATTTACTATGTGTATTGTGGTTTGCAAAGCAATCAAAACTATGGCAAGAAGATAAAAAAACAAAAATCTCAATTTCACCACTTTTTGAAACCATAAATGACTTAGAAAACGCACCAAAAATAATAAGCGAACTTGCACAAAATAAACATTATGCAAACTACCTAAAATCACGCAAAAACTACCAAGAAATAATGATAGGATATTCAGATTCAAGTAAAGATGGCGGAATCTTTGCTAGTAACTATTTTTTAAGAAAGGCAATTTATAGTCTTCTATCTTTAGAAAAATCTCTTGGAATTAAATTCAGACTATTTCATGGTAGAGGAGGGAGTGTCAGCAGAGGTGGCTTAGCATTAGAAGATGCGCTAATTGCAGCTCCAAACAATAGTGTAGCTGGGTTTTTCAAGGTTACAGAACAAGGCGAAGTAATAAGTGCAAAATATCTAAATCCTAAAAAAGCCAAGAGAAGCTTTGATATTGCAATATCTACCATACTAAAAAAATCAATCTATGATCTTTATAAACAAGAAAATAAAAGCGATAAATACGAAAAACTCTTAGAGAGCATAAGCACACACTCATATAATACATACAGAAAGCTAGTATATGAGGATAAAAACTTTATAGAATATTTTAAAGTCGCAACTCCAATAGAATTCATCTCACAGCTAAACATAGGATCACGCCCAAGCAAGAGAAAAAATACTCAAAAAATAGAAGACTTAAGAGCTATTCCTTGGGTGTTTTCATGGATTCAAAATAGATCAATCCTCCCAGCATGGTATGGCATAGGAAGTGCCCTAGAAGCAAACAAAAATGAAGACTTACAACAATGCTACAAAGAAAATCTATTCTTCAAAACAACAATAGATAACATCTCTCAAGCATTTTTGAAAGTAGATTTAGACATAGCTAAAAAATACCATGAATTTGCAAATAATATCCCGCAAAGTAAAAATATATGGAAAAGCATAGAAAATGAATACAAGCTAACACTAAAGTGGCTATGCTTTATAAGGGGTGAAAAATCACTACTTCAAAACACTCAAGCAAGAGAATCAATATTACAAAGAAAGGAATTTTTAAAAAATCTTAGCTTTTGCCAAATATACTTAATAGAATCATATAAAATACAAAAGAACTCTAAGACAAAAAAGATTATACTAAGCCAGATAATCACAACAATAGTTGGCATAGCTCAAGGGATAAGGAATACAGGATAA
- a CDS encoding flagellar assembly protein A, whose protein sequence is MRFAPKGFKTFNDVSNLKNLLIEQKKQFQCEIDFYLLEVKTIYAKKGETKYKSIADIGIFNKNSNFISNITIRQLYKIEICKKEEKPPRTFGFKLFPGENTTLRAILLCNNQIKYHKDIKSEIYQELYKTMILQGYLVGIREYGKLSLQIDKFIKDLENKKIEPKTILNIGVGVASKEGRSGDIKIYHELKSESEINGEENTSEEFSPRLCINAVRKGDLLFEYIKPISGNIGRDLKGEILPIKQIVTNTPKIDSTIRLREDTQIIKYQAGKDGFFKEVAPLSFSIVDELDMNQPKEGGAKTLNMSGSTHSNSKITTDIAYIDSHRGSIKANVVVIDVLEKGVVEAKVAYINNTLGGTIIADYIYIKEVRSYNEIYPRYSLIVDNIVGEHNTFELNPTKFAFSRRDRVEYVMLSDQIRIRLRHLKKLMDEVYSYLLASQGKTHKIKQDNKDEKLPKNLQSIVDQYDKSLERYQQYLEEYREIANLYYTNEVRLKNIDEAALKTKMIIRGDISEAETIVKFKIYNGNREELLKSVLSKEAPAKLLEVIKDGDFYRLKSEDSYDPNYLQWIEKLKPPKPD, encoded by the coding sequence ATGAGGTTTGCACCAAAAGGATTCAAAACTTTTAATGATGTTAGCAATCTAAAAAATCTACTAATAGAACAAAAAAAGCAATTTCAATGCGAAATTGACTTTTATTTACTTGAAGTAAAAACAATATACGCAAAAAAAGGCGAAACTAAATATAAATCAATAGCAGATATAGGAATCTTCAACAAAAATTCTAACTTTATTTCAAACATAACCATAAGGCAACTTTACAAAATAGAAATATGCAAAAAAGAAGAAAAGCCACCTAGGACATTTGGATTTAAGCTATTCCCCGGTGAGAACACAACGCTTAGAGCAATACTCCTATGCAATAATCAAATAAAATATCACAAGGATATAAAAAGCGAGATATACCAAGAGCTATACAAAACAATGATTTTACAAGGCTACTTGGTAGGGATTCGAGAATATGGCAAACTATCCTTACAAATCGATAAATTTATAAAGGATTTAGAAAACAAAAAAATAGAACCAAAGACGATATTAAATATCGGTGTTGGCGTAGCTAGCAAAGAAGGTAGAAGTGGCGATATTAAAATCTATCATGAGCTAAAAAGCGAATCTGAAATAAATGGAGAAGAAAATACTAGCGAAGAATTTAGCCCAAGACTATGTATAAATGCAGTCAGAAAAGGCGATTTGCTATTTGAATACATAAAACCAATAAGTGGCAACATAGGAAGAGACTTAAAAGGAGAAATCCTTCCTATAAAACAAATAGTGACAAATACTCCAAAAATAGATTCAACTATAAGACTAAGGGAAGATACGCAAATAATAAAATATCAAGCAGGCAAAGACGGATTCTTCAAAGAAGTAGCACCACTTAGCTTTAGCATTGTAGATGAGCTAGATATGAATCAGCCAAAAGAGGGCGGAGCAAAAACCCTAAATATGAGTGGTTCTACACATTCTAACTCAAAAATAACAACAGATATTGCATATATAGATTCTCATAGAGGTTCTATAAAGGCGAATGTAGTAGTAATTGATGTGCTCGAAAAGGGTGTTGTAGAGGCAAAAGTTGCATACATTAACAACACTCTTGGCGGGACGATTATTGCAGATTACATATACATAAAAGAGGTTCGATCATATAATGAAATATATCCTAGGTACTCTCTAATAGTTGATAACATAGTTGGTGAGCATAATACATTTGAGCTAAACCCTACTAAGTTTGCATTCTCAAGACGTGATAGAGTAGAGTATGTGATGCTATCAGACCAAATAAGAATAAGACTAAGACATTTAAAGAAATTAATGGACGAGGTATATTCATATCTATTAGCTTCGCAGGGCAAAACACACAAAATAAAGCAAGACAATAAAGATGAAAAGTTACCTAAGAATCTGCAAAGCATAGTTGATCAATACGATAAATCACTTGAAAGATATCAACAATATTTAGAAGAATACAGAGAAATTGCAAATCTATACTATACAAATGAAGTTAGACTAAAAAATATAGATGAAGCGGCATTAAAAACAAAAATGATAATAAGGGGCGACATTTCTGAAGCAGAAACCATTGTTAAATTCAAAATATATAATGGCAATAGAGAAGAGCTACTAAAGTCTGTTCTCAGCAAAGAAGCTCCAGCCAAATTGCTAGAAGTAATCAAAGATGGTGATTTTTATAGGCTAAAAAGCGAAGATTCTTATGATCCAAACTATCTACAATGGATAGAAAAGCTAAAGCCACCAAAACCAGATTAA
- a CDS encoding bacteriohemerythrin, which yields MLEWNEEFGIKNQHLDEQHKKFLQRILEAYELSQSKSEAKKSALVSLIGVVTEELKEHFKDEETYMKHTSYPFLESHATLHKEMLVNISKLSTNIDDVDVAGTEFYEFLKSWFITHVLGEDKQIESYRNRLRDVKEIPYSLETQTSILAESHDIENEPKYLYICLCHLKEFEVCEALHKLMQTESTFIRCKTCKQPLIHRDDSLDDEDNFETLAKKYFKQF from the coding sequence TTGTTAGAATGGAATGAAGAATTTGGTATAAAAAATCAACACTTAGACGAACAACATAAAAAATTCCTACAACGAATCTTAGAAGCATACGAACTATCACAAAGCAAATCAGAGGCTAAAAAATCTGCACTAGTATCGTTAATTGGAGTTGTAACAGAAGAGCTAAAAGAGCACTTCAAAGATGAAGAAACATACATGAAGCATACTAGCTATCCATTCTTAGAATCCCATGCTACACTCCATAAAGAAATGCTAGTAAATATAAGCAAATTATCTACAAATATAGATGATGTAGATGTCGCTGGAACAGAATTTTATGAGTTTTTAAAATCATGGTTTATAACGCATGTATTAGGAGAAGACAAACAAATAGAATCTTATAGAAACAGACTAAGAGATGTAAAAGAGATTCCGTATAGCCTTGAAACCCAAACAAGCATACTAGCTGAAAGCCATGACATAGAAAACGAGCCAAAATATTTATATATCTGCTTATGCCATTTAAAAGAATTTGAAGTATGTGAAGCACTACATAAACTAATGCAAACAGAAAGCACATTCATTCGTTGCAAAACATGCAAACAACCTCTAATACACAGAGATGATTCACTAGATGATGAAGATAATTTTGAAACATTAGCAAAAAAATATTTTAAACAATTCTAG
- the tgt gene encoding tRNA guanosine(34) transglycosylase Tgt codes for MIFNLQKVDGNARAGTLNLPHGIVNTPVFMPVGTQASIKALDFKDMLELNTQIILANTYHLYLRPGEKIVKDLGGLHGFSKFPNNFLTDSGGFQAFSLSNNVKINDEGIIFKSHIDGSKHLFTPKKVLEIEYDLNSDIMMILDDLVGLPATKERLRESINRTTKWAKEAIEFHNQTKQQREVENKIFAIVQGGVDMEFRTASARDLTSLCDFDGYAIGGLAVGEPNSQMYDTIEFTTPLLPRDKPRYLMGVGTPQDIVEAIKRGVDMFDCVMPTRNARNGTLFTNFGKISIKSPKYKTDSSPVDTKCSCYTCKNHSRAYLHHLFKAGEISYFRLASIHNIAYYLSLTTRAREAILNNNFESFYKQFYDSLEK; via the coding sequence ATGATATTTAATTTGCAAAAAGTAGATGGCAATGCTAGAGCCGGGACTTTAAACCTACCACACGGAATAGTAAATACACCAGTTTTTATGCCTGTAGGCACACAAGCCAGCATTAAGGCACTAGACTTTAAAGATATGCTAGAACTAAATACACAAATCATTCTTGCAAACACTTATCACTTATATCTTCGTCCGGGAGAAAAAATAGTAAAAGATTTAGGAGGATTGCATGGTTTTAGCAAATTTCCAAATAATTTTCTAACAGACAGCGGTGGATTCCAAGCATTTAGCCTATCAAATAATGTAAAAATAAACGATGAAGGAATAATTTTTAAAAGCCACATTGATGGGAGCAAGCATCTATTTACCCCTAAAAAAGTGCTAGAGATAGAATATGACTTAAATAGTGATATTATGATGATTTTAGATGATTTAGTAGGGCTTCCAGCAACAAAAGAAAGACTAAGAGAATCTATAAACAGAACCACAAAATGGGCAAAAGAAGCAATAGAATTCCACAACCAAACAAAACAACAAAGAGAAGTGGAAAATAAAATCTTTGCCATAGTGCAAGGTGGGGTGGACATGGAGTTTAGAACAGCAAGCGCTAGGGATTTGACATCACTTTGTGATTTTGACGGATATGCAATAGGTGGTCTAGCAGTAGGTGAGCCAAACTCTCAAATGTATGACACAATAGAATTTACAACACCTCTATTGCCAAGAGATAAACCACGATATTTAATGGGAGTTGGAACTCCACAAGATATAGTTGAGGCAATCAAAAGAGGGGTTGATATGTTTGATTGTGTAATGCCAACTAGAAACGCAAGAAATGGCACACTTTTTACAAATTTTGGCAAAATATCTATAAAATCACCAAAATACAAGACAGATTCAAGCCCAGTTGATACAAAATGTTCTTGCTATACATGTAAAAATCATAGCAGAGCATATTTGCACCACTTATTTAAAGCAGGGGAGATAAGTTATTTTAGACTTGCAAGCATTCACAATATCGCATATTACTTAAGCCTAACTACAAGAGCTAGAGAAGCGATATTAAACAATAACTTTGAATCTTTTTATAAACAATTTTACGATTCATTAGAAAAGTAA
- a CDS encoding TrkA C-terminal domain-containing protein has product MRKILLILDGIVAKEFVMTLSSKHIEQNYQIFVSQDPLLLPDISSDYVENHNFDPSSTRKLREILDPQITDCYIIVNDDRDIIYETIRNYSKNIQITMLGKIELKGEDSMLTVVDESSVLSAKLFERFPNVPRTAKYIGLGQGEIMQVSVPSGSPYAYRAIGSIKQKKWKIVAIYRNNDFLLPINSSVIFPNDSLLLVGEPKILWDIYYRIKDEIGQFPTPFGRDVVLYCDLQDNENLQLIIDQGLWLFNKFKNKRFHLCFFNPANFDDLQNIKTNENLNKENVTWHIEYYETSLKKIINRDRANKNIGLIILNSRLFATSKRFLFDLGIPLLKLGNTPLYELTDSAVVIPDKIQESEKISSVVFDFSTQIGVKIKLYDFDIDSKYHKDAIDYYNRIAKIFEKKIETITSNTLNPIIWLNNEKHTIQIIPLKKEEAKKPIWRSLTNVENLSTHLTNIPQLFIPLSV; this is encoded by the coding sequence ATGCGAAAAATACTGCTTATTTTAGATGGAATTGTAGCAAAAGAATTTGTAATGACACTAAGCAGTAAGCATATAGAGCAAAATTATCAGATTTTTGTATCACAAGATCCATTGTTGCTGCCAGATATAAGCAGTGATTATGTTGAAAATCACAACTTTGATCCAAGCTCAACTAGAAAATTAAGAGAAATACTAGATCCGCAGATTACTGATTGTTACATTATAGTAAATGACGATAGGGATATTATTTATGAAACTATTAGGAATTATAGTAAAAACATACAAATCACAATGCTTGGTAAGATAGAGTTAAAAGGCGAAGATTCAATGCTTACTGTGGTAGATGAATCAAGTGTCCTTAGTGCTAAGCTCTTTGAGAGATTCCCAAATGTCCCTAGAACTGCAAAGTATATAGGCTTAGGTCAAGGTGAGATAATGCAGGTAAGTGTGCCTTCAGGTAGTCCATATGCATATAGGGCAATAGGATCTATAAAACAAAAAAAGTGGAAGATAGTTGCAATTTATAGAAACAATGATTTTTTGTTGCCAATAAATTCAAGCGTAATTTTTCCAAACGATTCTTTGCTTTTAGTTGGAGAACCCAAGATATTATGGGACATATATTATAGGATCAAAGATGAAATAGGGCAGTTCCCAACACCGTTTGGCAGAGATGTCGTGCTTTATTGTGATTTGCAAGATAATGAGAATTTGCAGTTAATTATTGATCAAGGTTTATGGCTTTTTAATAAATTTAAAAACAAGAGATTCCATTTGTGTTTTTTTAATCCAGCTAATTTTGATGATTTACAAAATATAAAAACAAATGAAAACCTAAATAAAGAGAACGTCACATGGCATATAGAATATTATGAAACCTCGTTAAAGAAAATAATAAACAGGGATAGGGCTAATAAAAATATAGGACTAATTATTTTAAATAGTCGACTTTTTGCTACTAGCAAAAGATTTTTATTTGATTTAGGGATTCCTCTCTTAAAGCTTGGTAACACGCCTTTATATGAGCTTACAGATAGTGCAGTTGTAATACCGGATAAAATACAAGAATCTGAAAAAATATCATCTGTTGTGTTTGACTTTTCTACGCAAATAGGAGTGAAAATCAAGCTATATGATTTTGATATAGATTCAAAGTATCATAAAGATGCGATAGATTACTACAATAGAATCGCAAAAATATTCGAAAAAAAGATAGAAACAATAACCTCAAACACACTAAACCCAATAATATGGCTAAATAACGAAAAGCATACAATCCAAATAATACCTCTTAAAAAAGAAGAAGCAAAAAAGCCTATATGGAGATCATTAACAAATGTTGAGAATCTAAGCACTCATCTTACAAATATACCTCAATTATTTATACCATTATCTGTATAG